The following proteins come from a genomic window of Schistocerca gregaria isolate iqSchGreg1 chromosome X, iqSchGreg1.2, whole genome shotgun sequence:
- the LOC126297956 gene encoding uncharacterized protein LOC126297956, producing MDYTKVLNIINISILINKLETTLGPRHYLLPIIRDLPTNNRVEIHDGTNKSSLIQQTVRELQGDPLSPLLFILVMADNIETIKPDNVNLLMYADDMALTSVSQDDLQKTFNQLVYWAQERPILE from the coding sequence ATGGACTACACCAAAGTGCTCAACATAATCAATATATCCATTCTAATTAACAAACTGGAAACCACCTTAGGTCCTAGACATTACCTGTTGCCAATCATTAGAGATCTTCCCACTAACAACAGGGTGGAAATACATGATGGTACTAATAAGTCCAGCCTGATACAACAAACAGTTAGAGAGTTGCAAGGTGACCCACTGAGCCCCTTACTCTTCATCTTAGTTATGGCAGACAACATTGAGACAATAAAACCTGACAATGTAAATCTACTCATGtatgcagatgacatggcattAACCTCAGTTTCTCAGGATGATCTGCAGAAAACTTTCAACCAGTTAGTGTACTGGGCACAAGAAAGACCTATCCTTGAATGA